The following are encoded in a window of Methylocystis rosea genomic DNA:
- a CDS encoding type II toxin-antitoxin system VapC family toxin — protein sequence MRLLLDTHILLALIENRVADFGSHVQLLLKNEDAEFVVSVASLWEIAIKWRLGKLELAINLEMLPELLEAMGIEVISINARHALVAVEPEPHTRDPFDRLLLAQCKIEALRLVTIDRALLDHPLAARKA from the coding sequence ATGAGGCTGCTGCTCGACACGCATATTCTGCTGGCGCTGATCGAAAACCGTGTCGCCGACTTCGGATCGCACGTGCAGTTGTTGCTGAAGAATGAAGATGCGGAATTTGTCGTCAGCGTCGCGAGTCTTTGGGAGATCGCCATCAAGTGGCGACTGGGCAAACTCGAACTCGCGATAAATCTTGAGATGCTTCCCGAACTGCTGGAAGCGATGGGGATCGAGGTCATCTCAATCAACGCGCGGCATGCGCTCGTCGCGGTCGAACCTGAGCCGCACACGCGCGACCCGTTCGATCGCCTGTTGCTGGCGCAATGCAAAATCGAGGCGTTGCGTCTCGTGACGATTGATCGCGCGCTTCTCGACCATCCGTTGGCTGCGCGCAAGGCTTAG
- a CDS encoding type II toxin-antitoxin system Phd/YefM family antitoxin, which translates to MTTVSIKDAKNRLTELARQVEKGETIVVTRNGKPVFDLVPHQPKRGLRLDAVDEFKKRHDLQSIVTFIAEDFDAPLPEDFLLRPLPDDA; encoded by the coding sequence ATGACGACTGTTTCGATCAAAGACGCGAAAAATCGCCTGACCGAACTTGCTCGACAGGTCGAGAAGGGCGAAACGATCGTCGTGACGCGGAATGGGAAACCGGTGTTCGATCTGGTTCCTCATCAACCTAAACGCGGATTGCGGCTCGACGCCGTCGACGAATTCAAGAAGCGACACGACCTCCAGTCCATCGTCACTTTCATCGCTGAGGATTTTGACGCGCCCTTGCCGGAAGATTTCCTGCTGCGCCCGCTGCCGGATGATGCATGA